A region of the Rhodospirillaceae bacterium genome:
ACGCGCCATAGCCGCGACAAGGCGCTCGAACATTTTATCGGTGGTGCAGGCGATGGCCACCCATTTGCCGTCACCTGTCGGGAAGTGTCCATGCGGACAGGCATTGGCGGTTCCGACCCCTTCGCGACCACGCACGGCGCCGTCTTTGGCATAAACCGGGGCGATTTCATCGAGCACCCGGAACACGGATTCATAGAGCGCCACATCGACCATCTGACCGGTGCCGCTGGTATCACGCTGACGCAGGGCCAAAAGCACGCCAACCGCCCCGTACAGGCCGGACAGGTAATCGGCAAGGGATGTCGAACCCGGTGTCACCGGTGTCTCACCGGGCATCCCGGCGAGATGGCTTAGACCGCCAAAAGCATGGGCGATCCGGGCAAATCCGGGGCGATCGCTATAGGGGCCTGTTTGCCCGTAGCCCGATACCCTGAGCATCACAAGCCTGGGATTGATCCGGGATAATTCATCCCAGCCCAGACCCCATTTCTCCATCGTGCCAGGGCGAAAATTTTCGCACACCACATCGGCCTCACAGGCGAGCTTTTTGAATATATCGGCGCCTTCAGGGTGGGAAAGGCTAAGGGTCAGCGAGCGCTTGTTGCGCGCTTCGGACAACCAGGCCAGGGTCGAATCGGGACGCCCCGAAGGGGTGCCGAAACGACGGAACGGATCGCCACTGCCGGGCTGTTCCACCTTAATAACCTCGGCCCCGAATTCTCCCAGGATGGAGGCCGCATACGGGGCGGCAATAAAGGTCGCCACATCAAGCACGCGGATACCCGTAAGTGGTAAGTCTTGCATTGTCATCGAATCATCTCCACATCAGATAACAACAACCGGAAACAAAATAAATTCAAGACTTTTCATTTACGGCCCTTTGAGTCTACAAGGTGCGTCGTTAAACTTGCAGAAGATCCCAAGACAATGAAATCACGCCAAAACGCCGACGTTCTGCCCTCCATGATCGAACTCAAAGGCAAGAAAGTCGCCGACATCGGTTGCGGTGATGGCTCGCTGACCCGCCTGATGACCCGCCACGGCGCCGATGTTATTGGCGTCGAACCTTCCCAAGAACAGTTGGAGCGGGCACGCGCCGCCAAACCGGCGGGCAATGAGATCTATACCGAAGGCCAGGGCGAGGATCTTTCCTTCAAGGATAACAAGCTGGACCTGGTGGTTTTTTTCAATTCCCTGCATCACATCCCCATCGACAGCCAAGACAAGGCGCTTTCGGAAGCGGCCCGGGTTCTTAAGCCCGGCGGTATGGTTTATATCAGCGAGCCCATGGCCGAAGGCGAACACTTTGAACTGATGAAGCCGGTCCACGACGAAACCAGCGTCCGCAACGCCGCCTGCAAAGCCATCGGCAAAGCCGCCGGGCACGGCCTGACCCCGGAAACCGAAACCACTTACCTTCATCAG
Encoded here:
- a CDS encoding class I SAM-dependent methyltransferase, whose amino-acid sequence is MKSRQNADVLPSMIELKGKKVADIGCGDGSLTRLMTRHGADVIGVEPSQEQLERARAAKPAGNEIYTEGQGEDLSFKDNKLDLVVFFNSLHHIPIDSQDKALSEAARVLKPGGMVYISEPMAEGEHFELMKPVHDETSVRNAACKAIGKAAGHGLTPETETTYLHQSLYPDYDTFRNRIQAINPGLDDDFDKLEKTLKNNFDSLGHKTEEGTCFGQPMQVNLLVKTG
- a CDS encoding CoA transferase, with product MTMQDLPLTGIRVLDVATFIAAPYAASILGEFGAEVIKVEQPGSGDPFRRFGTPSGRPDSTLAWLSEARNKRSLTLSLSHPEGADIFKKLACEADVVCENFRPGTMEKWGLGWDELSRINPRLVMLRVSGYGQTGPYSDRPGFARIAHAFGGLSHLAGMPGETPVTPGSTSLADYLSGLYGAVGVLLALRQRDTSGTGQMVDVALYESVFRVLDEIAPVYAKDGAVRGREGVGTANACPHGHFPTGDGKWVAIACTTDKMFERLVAAMARPELGGEEGYGEQRKRLANRDRVDKLVAAWSGSLNQQAVMELCLKFEVPCAPLNTIADIFEDPHIDARGNLATITDKDTAIGEVVIPAVMPKLSETPGRVDSLGPALGAATVQILEDMLGLDEGEIAALRKAGVV